From the genome of Nicotiana sylvestris chromosome 2, ASM39365v2, whole genome shotgun sequence, one region includes:
- the LOC104230452 gene encoding protein trichome birefringence-like 38 isoform X1 produces MVLWSQLVISSTLLLQLVSVISLLLHTAARAELVVQNVSGLSWKSKGVVSSSRCNLFQGRWVIDPSFPLYDSSTCPFIDPEFDCQKYGRPDKQYMKYSWKPDSCNLPRFNGKDFLKRWTGKKIMFIGDSLSLNMWESLACMLHASVPNAKTSFARRETLSSVTFQDYGVTLFLYRTTYLVDIVREKIGRVLKLDSIQQGDAWKGMDMLIFNSWHWWTHKGNSQPWDYVQDGSKVTKDMDRLMAFYKGLTTWGRWVDQNVDSSKTKVFFQGISPTHYMGTEWGGSTKNCNSEQMPLAGSTYPAGTPASAVVVNKVLNRMKTPVYLLDITFLSQLRKDAHPSVYSGDHPGVDCSHWCLPGLPDTWNQLLYAALIIPSAENSEQSGARGNHWRSPGLLNNWSQLLCAAILL; encoded by the exons ATGGTTTTGTGGAGCCAATTGGTCATCTCAAGTACTCTGCTTCTCCAATTGGTTAGCGTTATATCTCTGTTGTTACACACTGCTGCAAGAGCAGAGCTTGTAGTACAAAATGTTAGTGGTCTTAGTTGGAAAAGCAAAGGAGTAGTAAGCAGTAGCAGGTGCAACTTGTTTCAAGGTAGATGGGTTATTGACCCTTCTTTTCCTCTCTATGATTCCTCAACTTGCCCTTTCATTGACCCTGAATTTGATTGCCAAAAATATGGCCGCCCTGATAAACAATACATGAAATATTCTTGGAAACCTGATTCTTGCAACTTACCCAG GTTTAATGGAAAAGATTTCTTGAAGAGATGGACAGGAAAGAAGATAATGTTTATAGGTGATTCGTTGAGTTTGAACATGTGGGAATCACTAGCTTGTATGCTACATGCGTCGGTGCCCAATGCCAAGACTTCTTTTGCTAGGAGAGAGACACTTTCTTCTGTGACCTTTCAG GATTATGGAGTTACTTTATTCCTCTATCGAACTACTTACCTTGTGGATATAGTAAGAGAGAAAATTGGAAGGGTATTGAAATTGGATTCTATTCAACAAGGTGATGCTTGGAAAGGAATGGATATGCTAATTTTCAATTCTTGGCATTGGTGGACTCACAAGGGCAACTCTCAACC ATGGGATTATGTGCAAGATGGTTCAAAGGTAACCAAAGATATGGACCGTTTGATGGCATTTTACAAGGGTCTAACTACTTGGGGAAGATGGGTTGACCAAAATGTTGACTCCTCCAAGACCAAAGTCTTCTTCCAGGGCATTTCTCCAACTCATTATAT GGGTACAGAATGGGGAGGATCAACAAAGAATTGCAACTCCGAGCAAATGCCATTAGCAGGGTCAACATATCCAGCAGGGACACCAGCATCTGCTGTTGTAGTTAACAAAGTATTAAATAGGATGAAAACACCAGTTTACCTCCTCGATATCACGTTTCTCTCCCAGTTAAGGAAAGATGCTCATCCATCAGTTTACAGCGGCGATCACCCTGGTGTTGATTGCAGCCATTGGTGTCTCCCCGGACTACCTGATACTTGGAACCAGCTTCTCTACGCAGCTCTGATTAT ACCATCGGCTGAAAACAGCGAGCAATCAGGTGCACGTGGCAATCATTGGCGCAGTCCTGGACTTCTTAATAATTGGAGCCAGCTTCTTTGTGCAGCAATTCTTCTCTGA
- the LOC104230452 gene encoding protein trichome birefringence-like 37 isoform X2, with protein sequence MVLWSQLVISSTLLLQLVSVISLLLHTAARAELVVQNVSGLSWKSKGVVSSSRCNLFQGRWVIDPSFPLYDSSTCPFIDPEFDCQKYGRPDKQYMKYSWKPDSCNLPRFNGKDFLKRWTGKKIMFIGDSLSLNMWESLACMLHASVPNAKTSFARRETLSSVTFQDYGVTLFLYRTTYLVDIVREKIGRVLKLDSIQQGDAWKGMDMLIFNSWHWWTHKGNSQPWDYVQDGSKVTKDMDRLMAFYKGLTTWGRWVDQNVDSSKTKVFFQGISPTHYMGTEWGGSTKNCNSEQMPLAGSTYPAGTPASAVVVNKVLNRMKTPVYLLDITFLSQLRKDAHPSVYSGDHPGVDCSHWCLPGLPDTWNQLLYAALIMYLKTIG encoded by the exons ATGGTTTTGTGGAGCCAATTGGTCATCTCAAGTACTCTGCTTCTCCAATTGGTTAGCGTTATATCTCTGTTGTTACACACTGCTGCAAGAGCAGAGCTTGTAGTACAAAATGTTAGTGGTCTTAGTTGGAAAAGCAAAGGAGTAGTAAGCAGTAGCAGGTGCAACTTGTTTCAAGGTAGATGGGTTATTGACCCTTCTTTTCCTCTCTATGATTCCTCAACTTGCCCTTTCATTGACCCTGAATTTGATTGCCAAAAATATGGCCGCCCTGATAAACAATACATGAAATATTCTTGGAAACCTGATTCTTGCAACTTACCCAG GTTTAATGGAAAAGATTTCTTGAAGAGATGGACAGGAAAGAAGATAATGTTTATAGGTGATTCGTTGAGTTTGAACATGTGGGAATCACTAGCTTGTATGCTACATGCGTCGGTGCCCAATGCCAAGACTTCTTTTGCTAGGAGAGAGACACTTTCTTCTGTGACCTTTCAG GATTATGGAGTTACTTTATTCCTCTATCGAACTACTTACCTTGTGGATATAGTAAGAGAGAAAATTGGAAGGGTATTGAAATTGGATTCTATTCAACAAGGTGATGCTTGGAAAGGAATGGATATGCTAATTTTCAATTCTTGGCATTGGTGGACTCACAAGGGCAACTCTCAACC ATGGGATTATGTGCAAGATGGTTCAAAGGTAACCAAAGATATGGACCGTTTGATGGCATTTTACAAGGGTCTAACTACTTGGGGAAGATGGGTTGACCAAAATGTTGACTCCTCCAAGACCAAAGTCTTCTTCCAGGGCATTTCTCCAACTCATTATAT GGGTACAGAATGGGGAGGATCAACAAAGAATTGCAACTCCGAGCAAATGCCATTAGCAGGGTCAACATATCCAGCAGGGACACCAGCATCTGCTGTTGTAGTTAACAAAGTATTAAATAGGATGAAAACACCAGTTTACCTCCTCGATATCACGTTTCTCTCCCAGTTAAGGAAAGATGCTCATCCATCAGTTTACAGCGGCGATCACCCTGGTGTTGATTGCAGCCATTGGTGTCTCCCCGGACTACCTGATACTTGGAACCAGCTTCTCTACGCAGCTCTGATTAT GTATTTGAAGACCATCGGCTGA